A stretch of Cyanobacterium sp. HL-69 DNA encodes these proteins:
- the hisG gene encoding ATP phosphoribosyltransferase catalytic subunit HisG, whose translation MLTIALPKGALLKDSIELCQKAGLDFSLFLSSSNRQLQIEDPTGVAKALLVRAQDVPVYVEYGQAHLGIAGYDVLKEKKANIAHLADLGFGYCRMSVAVPKDSPYRKSVDIPAHGIVASKFVNCAKEHFRALDLPVEIVPLYGSVELGPITGMSEAIVDLVSTGKTLRENGLVEIDVLFESSAYLVANPLLYRLNRDSIGDFVKQMTASK comes from the coding sequence ATGTTAACGATCGCACTTCCTAAAGGCGCATTACTAAAAGACAGTATCGAACTATGTCAAAAGGCAGGGCTAGATTTCAGCCTATTTCTATCATCTAGTAACCGTCAACTGCAAATCGAAGATCCCACGGGAGTAGCCAAAGCCTTATTGGTCAGGGCGCAAGATGTTCCCGTATATGTAGAATATGGTCAAGCCCATCTCGGTATTGCAGGTTATGATGTCCTGAAGGAGAAAAAAGCGAACATTGCTCACCTAGCGGATTTAGGATTTGGCTATTGTCGGATGTCTGTGGCAGTGCCAAAGGATAGCCCCTATCGTAAATCAGTTGATATACCAGCCCATGGCATCGTCGCTTCAAAGTTCGTTAACTGTGCAAAAGAGCATTTTAGAGCCTTGGATTTACCTGTGGAAATTGTACCTTTATATGGCTCGGTAGAATTAGGCCCCATTACGGGAATGTCAGAGGCGATTGTCGATTTAGTCTCTACGGGCAAAACTTTACGGGAAAATGGTTTGGTAGAAATCGATGTCCTTTTTGAAAGTAGTGCCTATCTGGTTGCGAATCCCCTTCTCTATCGTCTCAACCGTGATAGTATTGGTGATTTTGTCAAACAAATGACGGCAAGTAAATAA
- the bglX gene encoding beta-glucosidase BglX, giving the protein MKNLSLKEKIGQLIVVRTTGYLFDHQIRYPAWEANQQQLQTWLSEYNIGGVILLGGSCAEIAQRTKQLNQWAKTPLLVAADIEEGVGQRFTGASWFPPPMALAQIAQDDLELAKKYAEEMGKITAKEALCIGVNWIFAPVVDVNNNPDNPVINVRAFGDNPEVVKELSSAFIRGTQSYPILNGAKHFPGHGDTSTDSHLDLPVINHSQARLEKIELVPFQGAIALNVDAIMTAHLLVSAYDNQNPATLSHRILTEELRHNMGFEGLIVTDALIMGGVAKYAPPEKIAVKALQAGADILLMPENPVVAIHSIIEAVEKGEISEHRIDESLQRVSKAKEKLFKSQESFSFVDISTNDSQQVINEILVKSNQTSVLKPIVGLDKGINLVVVNNLLNCDFLDRQSPSITIPDSFGYHAQVFDQCNLYIWENQLITEPFILQVFVRGNPFRGTAGLSAIALKAYEQILENHHLQGIMVYGSPYVLDWFKNQIPTPIPWGFSYGQMAIAQRTICNKMFQLSTNLDITKGNFL; this is encoded by the coding sequence ATGAAAAACCTATCCTTAAAAGAAAAAATAGGACAATTAATAGTTGTACGCACCACAGGCTATTTATTTGATCATCAAATTCGCTATCCTGCATGGGAAGCCAACCAGCAACAATTGCAGACATGGTTATCTGAATATAACATTGGTGGGGTCATTCTTTTGGGGGGAAGTTGTGCAGAAATTGCTCAACGCACTAAACAGTTAAATCAATGGGCAAAAACACCTTTATTGGTAGCTGCAGACATCGAGGAAGGAGTGGGACAAAGATTTACGGGTGCTTCTTGGTTTCCCCCTCCCATGGCATTGGCACAAATTGCTCAGGATGATTTGGAGTTAGCCAAAAAGTATGCTGAGGAAATGGGTAAAATTACCGCCAAAGAAGCTCTTTGTATTGGGGTTAATTGGATTTTTGCCCCTGTAGTGGATGTGAATAATAACCCTGATAATCCTGTTATCAATGTTCGGGCTTTTGGGGATAATCCAGAGGTGGTAAAGGAGTTAAGTTCGGCTTTTATTCGGGGTACTCAATCATACCCTATCCTCAATGGGGCGAAACATTTTCCTGGTCATGGGGATACTTCTACAGATTCCCATTTGGATTTACCTGTAATTAATCATTCTCAGGCAAGGTTAGAGAAAATAGAGTTAGTACCTTTTCAAGGGGCGATCGCCCTTAACGTTGATGCTATTATGACAGCACATTTGTTAGTTAGTGCCTATGATAATCAAAATCCTGCCACTCTTTCTCACCGTATCTTGACGGAGGAATTAAGACATAATATGGGTTTTGAAGGTTTAATTGTCACCGATGCCCTCATCATGGGAGGAGTGGCGAAATATGCACCCCCTGAAAAAATTGCAGTCAAAGCGCTACAGGCAGGGGCAGATATTTTATTAATGCCAGAAAATCCCGTAGTAGCCATTCACTCTATCATCGAGGCGGTGGAAAAGGGCGAAATCAGCGAACATCGCATTGATGAAAGTTTACAAAGGGTATCCAAAGCTAAGGAAAAATTATTTAAGTCTCAAGAGTCTTTTTCTTTCGTTGATATTAGTACTAACGACTCTCAACAGGTAATAAATGAAATTTTAGTCAAAAGTAACCAGACAAGTGTGTTAAAACCTATTGTAGGGTTAGATAAAGGCATAAATTTAGTAGTAGTAAATAACCTTTTAAACTGTGATTTCTTGGATCGGCAAAGTCCCTCTATCACCATTCCTGACAGCTTCGGTTATCATGCCCAAGTATTTGACCAATGTAACCTCTATATTTGGGAAAATCAACTAATTACTGAGCCTTTTATTCTCCAAGTTTTTGTCCGTGGTAATCCTTTTCGTGGTACTGCTGGACTAAGTGCGATCGCCCTTAAAGCCTATGAACAAATCCTCGAAAATCATCACCTACAGGGAATAATGGTTTATGGTAGTCCTTATGTCCTAGATTGGTTTAAAAATCAGATTCCAACACCCATACCATGGGGCTTTTCCTATGGACAAATGGCGATCGCACAACGAACCATTTGTAACAAAATGTTTCAATTATCAACAAACCTTGACATCACTAAAGGAAACTTTCTGTAA
- the carB gene encoding carbamoyl-phosphate synthase large subunit CarB, with the protein MPRREDINKILILGSGPIIIGQACEFDYSGTQACKALREEGYEVVLVNSNPATIMTDPDTAERTYIEPITPEIVEKVIAKERPDALLPTMGGQTALNTAVSLAESGVLNKYGVELIGAKLPAIKMAEDRELFKDAMARIGVPVCPSGIASSWEDAKAVAEEIGSYPLIIRPAFTMGGTGGGIAYNQEEFEEMAKFGIDASPMSQILIEKSLIGWKEYELEVMRDMADNVVIICSIENIDPMGVHTGDSITVAPAQTLTDKEYQRLRDYAKAIIREIGVETGGSNIQFSTNPVNGEVIVIEMNPRVSRSSALASKATGFPIAKFAAKLAVGYSLDEISNDITKKTPASFEPTIDYVVTKIPRFAFEKFPGSSSTLTTQMKSVGEAMAIGRTFNESFQKALRSLEIGRFGFGCDRHETLPTLSQISSQLRTPKPERIFSVYHALKLGMSVEEIYGLSAIDPWFLDKMQEIVEIEKFMKRTPLKQMTKEEMLEIKKQGFSDHQIAFATKTTEDEVRIYRKSLGVLPVYKLVDTCAAEFEAFTPYYYSTYESGESENNVTQNKKVMILGGGPNRIGQGIEFDYCCCHASFSLQDAGFETIMVNSNPETVSTDYDTSDRLYFEPLTKEDVLNIIESENPDGVIIQFGGQTPLKLAMPLKNYLADANCPVKTKIWGTSPDSIDTAEDREKFEAILDDLGIKQPPNGIARSFEEALIIAEKITYPVVVRPSYVLGGRGMRVVYNVTELEQYMKYAVHIEPEHPILIDKFLQNAIEVDVDAICDHTGQVVIGGIMEHIEEAGVHSGDSACSIPYTTLSDKIVDVLRDWTVKLAQSLKVVGLMNIQYAVQGETAYILEANPRASRTVPYVSKATGRPLAKVASLVMSGKTLKELNATEEIIPRHVAVKEAVLPFNKFVGADTLLGPEMRSTGEVMGIDSDFGKAFAKAEIGAGVTIHTSGTVFISMSDRDKEAIVPVAKDLVALGFKLVATSGTRKALMDNGVEDVELVLKLHEGRPHVIDCIKNNQIQFIINTPSAEEESLYDGRKIRRSALDYRLPIITTIAGARATVEAIRSLQSEPLQVKALQDYFI; encoded by the coding sequence ATGCCACGTCGTGAAGATATAAACAAAATTCTTATTTTAGGTTCTGGCCCTATCATAATTGGACAAGCCTGTGAATTTGACTATTCAGGAACACAAGCCTGTAAAGCCCTAAGAGAAGAGGGTTATGAGGTTGTGTTGGTCAATTCCAACCCTGCAACCATTATGACTGATCCTGATACGGCTGAACGCACTTATATTGAACCTATTACCCCAGAAATTGTTGAAAAAGTAATCGCCAAAGAGCGCCCCGATGCTTTACTGCCCACCATGGGGGGGCAAACTGCTCTTAATACTGCGGTTTCTTTGGCAGAGTCAGGAGTTTTAAATAAATACGGTGTGGAATTGATTGGGGCAAAACTACCTGCTATTAAAATGGCGGAGGATAGAGAATTATTTAAGGATGCCATGGCAAGGATAGGAGTGCCTGTATGTCCTTCGGGTATTGCTAGTAGTTGGGAAGACGCGAAGGCGGTAGCCGAAGAAATTGGCTCTTATCCTCTAATTATTCGTCCTGCTTTTACCATGGGAGGTACTGGGGGCGGTATCGCTTACAACCAAGAGGAATTTGAGGAGATGGCGAAGTTTGGTATTGATGCTTCTCCTATGTCGCAGATTTTGATTGAAAAGTCTTTGATTGGCTGGAAGGAATATGAGTTGGAAGTGATGCGAGATATGGCGGATAATGTGGTTATTATCTGTTCCATTGAAAATATTGATCCTATGGGGGTACATACGGGGGATTCTATTACTGTTGCTCCTGCTCAAACTTTGACGGATAAGGAATATCAACGCCTCAGGGACTATGCGAAGGCGATTATTCGGGAGATTGGGGTAGAAACGGGGGGTTCAAATATTCAATTTTCCACTAATCCTGTCAATGGAGAGGTGATTGTTATTGAGATGAATCCTCGGGTTTCTCGCTCTTCTGCTTTGGCTTCTAAGGCTACGGGCTTCCCCATTGCGAAGTTTGCGGCTAAGTTGGCGGTGGGTTATTCTTTGGATGAGATTTCTAATGATATTACTAAGAAAACCCCTGCTTCTTTTGAGCCTACCATTGATTATGTGGTTACGAAAATTCCTCGTTTTGCTTTTGAAAAATTCCCTGGCTCATCTTCTACTCTTACTACTCAGATGAAGTCTGTGGGGGAAGCTATGGCTATCGGGCGTACTTTTAATGAATCTTTCCAAAAGGCGTTGAGATCCCTTGAAATTGGTCGTTTTGGCTTTGGGTGCGATCGCCATGAAACCTTGCCCACTCTCTCTCAAATTAGCTCTCAATTACGTACTCCTAAACCTGAGCGCATTTTTAGCGTTTACCATGCCCTTAAATTGGGGATGAGTGTGGAGGAAATTTACGGATTAAGTGCGATCGATCCTTGGTTTTTGGATAAAATGCAAGAGATTGTAGAGATCGAGAAATTTATGAAGCGTACTCCCCTTAAACAAATGACGAAGGAGGAGATGTTAGAAATTAAAAAACAAGGTTTTAGCGATCATCAAATCGCCTTTGCTACCAAAACCACCGAAGATGAAGTGAGAATTTATCGTAAATCATTGGGTGTATTACCTGTTTACAAATTGGTAGATACTTGCGCCGCCGAATTTGAAGCCTTTACCCCTTACTATTACTCCACCTACGAATCAGGGGAAAGCGAAAATAACGTCACCCAAAATAAAAAGGTAATGATTTTGGGCGGTGGTCCCAACCGTATTGGACAGGGAATAGAATTTGACTACTGTTGTTGTCATGCTTCCTTCTCCCTCCAAGATGCAGGTTTTGAGACTATTATGGTCAATTCCAACCCCGAAACCGTATCCACCGACTACGATACGAGCGATCGCCTTTACTTTGAACCCCTCACCAAAGAAGATGTTTTAAATATCATCGAATCGGAAAATCCTGATGGGGTAATTATTCAATTTGGCGGACAAACCCCCCTCAAATTAGCCATGCCCCTGAAAAATTATCTTGCAGACGCTAATTGCCCCGTCAAAACCAAAATTTGGGGTACATCCCCCGACTCCATCGACACCGCCGAAGACAGGGAAAAATTTGAAGCCATCCTCGATGACTTAGGCATCAAACAACCCCCCAACGGTATTGCTCGGAGTTTTGAAGAAGCCCTTATCATTGCCGAGAAAATAACCTATCCCGTGGTGGTACGTCCTTCCTACGTTCTTGGGGGTCGTGGTATGCGTGTAGTTTATAATGTGACTGAGCTAGAACAGTATATGAAATATGCCGTACACATTGAACCTGAACATCCCATTTTAATTGATAAATTCCTGCAAAACGCCATCGAAGTAGATGTGGATGCTATATGTGATCATACTGGGCAAGTGGTCATCGGCGGTATTATGGAACATATCGAAGAAGCAGGGGTACACTCTGGAGACTCTGCCTGTTCTATTCCTTATACTACCCTGAGCGATAAAATTGTCGATGTTCTCCGAGATTGGACAGTAAAATTAGCTCAATCATTAAAAGTGGTGGGCTTGATGAACATTCAATATGCAGTGCAGGGAGAAACAGCCTATATCCTCGAAGCCAATCCCCGTGCCTCCCGTACCGTGCCTTATGTCTCCAAAGCCACTGGGCGCCCCCTCGCCAAAGTTGCATCCTTGGTAATGTCGGGCAAAACCCTAAAAGAGTTGAACGCCACCGAGGAAATTATCCCCCGTCATGTAGCCGTAAAAGAGGCGGTATTACCCTTTAACAAATTCGTGGGGGCTGATACTCTCCTAGGACCTGAAATGCGTAGTACAGGGGAAGTAATGGGTATAGATAGCGATTTTGGTAAGGCGTTTGCAAAAGCGGAAATCGGTGCAGGGGTTACTATTCATACTTCTGGTACGGTATTTATTTCCATGAGTGACAGGGATAAAGAGGCGATCGTACCTGTGGCGAAGGATTTAGTAGCTTTAGGGTTCAAACTTGTGGCAACCTCTGGCACTCGTAAAGCTCTTATGGACAATGGGGTGGAGGATGTAGAGTTAGTGTTAAAACTCCACGAAGGTCGTCCCCACGTCATTGATTGCATTAAGAATAATCAGATTCAATTTATTATTAATACTCCCAGTGCTGAAGAAGAATCTCTCTATGATGGACGCAAAATTCGCCGTTCAGCCCTAGATTATAGATTGCCTATCATCACTACCATTGCAGGGGCAAGGGCTACAGTAGAAGCCATACGCTCTTTACAGTCCGAACCTTTACAGGTTAAGGCTCTTCAAGATTACTTTATTTAA
- a CDS encoding CopG protein: MKLFQNLAIISIVTIIAAVGFRLNSSTYAEGNQNNQENQVITASVWETSNVNYEGINEITVYRSPSCGCCGQWISHIEKHGFEVKDIKTDDMETIKRQNNLPSELASCHTAIIDGYVMEGHIPADDIKRFLSQKSTMKGLAVPNMPIGSPGMESNNIKQPFAVLSFNNQGDIAVFNEYENY, from the coding sequence ATGAAACTATTTCAAAATCTAGCTATTATTTCTATCGTTACAATTATTGCTGCTGTTGGATTTCGCCTCAACAGTTCGACTTACGCCGAGGGAAATCAAAATAATCAAGAAAATCAAGTCATAACAGCCAGTGTTTGGGAAACATCCAATGTTAATTATGAGGGAATTAATGAAATTACAGTGTATCGTAGTCCATCCTGCGGTTGTTGTGGACAATGGATTTCTCACATTGAGAAACATGGGTTTGAAGTCAAAGACATAAAAACCGATGATATGGAGACTATTAAACGTCAAAATAATTTACCTTCAGAGTTAGCATCTTGTCATACGGCTATTATTGACGGTTATGTGATGGAAGGACATATTCCAGCGGATGATATTAAACGTTTTTTGAGCCAAAAATCCACCATGAAAGGATTAGCTGTGCCAAATATGCCTATTGGTAGTCCAGGTATGGAATCTAACAATATCAAGCAACCTTTTGCTGTTTTAAGTTTTAATAATCAAGGAGATATTGCAGTTTTTAATGAATATGAAAACTATTAA
- the codA gene encoding cytosine deaminase CodA — protein MNNKYWLKNAHIPLDLIENSTIKFEQKTRENLVLCDIEIEGEKIKQIIPANDNTQGKDLKKGIVLPCFIDIHTHLDKGHIYQRSPNLKGDFETALKMARNDAKFWNPEEVYERMNFGLKCSYVHGAIALRTHLDCYSYDSFMSVEIWKQLQKEWQNKLTIQAVSLVSLDYFLTPDGAKLADKMAEKEGILGGVAYMNKDVDKQIETVFKLAIERNLDLDFHADENNEIDSICLQKIAKTAIKMNYQGNIICGHCCSLAVQPPEVVKKTIELVKQANISIVSLPMCNLYLQDRQEETTPFWRGVTRAKELKNAGINVAFASDNCRDPFFGFGDHDMLEVFTQSVRIAHLDTPYSDWIASVTKTPAKMIKLPHLGIISVGSTADLIVFKGRYFSELLSRNQCDRTLIRDGKIVDAQLPDYEELDKFINGEK, from the coding sequence ATGAATAATAAATATTGGCTAAAGAATGCTCATATTCCCTTAGATCTGATTGAAAATTCAACTATAAAATTTGAGCAAAAGACTAGAGAAAATCTGGTTCTTTGTGACATTGAAATTGAGGGAGAAAAAATAAAGCAAATTATTCCTGCTAATGATAATACACAGGGAAAAGATTTGAAAAAAGGGATTGTTTTACCCTGCTTTATCGATATTCATACTCACTTAGATAAAGGACATATTTATCAACGTTCTCCTAACTTAAAAGGGGATTTTGAAACGGCTTTAAAAATGGCTAGAAATGATGCTAAATTTTGGAACCCAGAAGAAGTTTATGAGAGAATGAACTTTGGTTTAAAGTGTAGTTATGTCCACGGTGCGATCGCCCTTAGAACCCATTTAGACTGTTATAGCTATGACTCTTTTATGAGTGTAGAAATCTGGAAACAACTACAAAAAGAATGGCAAAATAAACTGACTATTCAAGCAGTATCACTCGTTAGTTTAGATTATTTTCTTACCCCTGACGGAGCAAAATTAGCCGATAAAATGGCAGAAAAAGAAGGTATTTTGGGGGGAGTTGCCTATATGAATAAAGATGTAGATAAACAAATAGAAACCGTATTTAAACTTGCCATTGAGCGTAATTTAGACTTAGATTTTCATGCCGATGAAAATAATGAGATAGATTCAATTTGTTTACAAAAAATAGCAAAGACTGCCATTAAAATGAACTATCAAGGTAACATTATCTGTGGTCATTGTTGTAGCTTAGCAGTGCAACCCCCCGAAGTAGTCAAAAAAACCATTGAATTAGTAAAACAAGCAAATATCAGCATCGTTAGTTTACCCATGTGTAACCTGTATTTGCAAGATAGACAGGAAGAAACTACCCCCTTTTGGCGCGGAGTAACAAGGGCAAAAGAGTTGAAAAACGCAGGAATAAACGTGGCTTTTGCCAGTGATAATTGTCGAGATCCCTTTTTTGGTTTTGGAGATCATGATATGCTAGAGGTATTTACCCAGTCTGTGCGCATTGCTCACCTAGACACCCCCTACAGCGACTGGATCGCCTCTGTTACTAAAACTCCAGCAAAAATGATCAAATTGCCCCACCTAGGCATAATAAGCGTGGGAAGTACCGCAGATTTAATTGTTTTTAAAGGTCGTTATTTTAGTGAATTGTTGTCACGAAATCAGTGCGATCGCACTTTAATCAGAGATGGTAAAATAGTAGATGCTCAACTCCCCGACTATGAAGAATTAGATAAATTTATTAACGGTGAAAAATAA
- a CDS encoding Anthranilate phosphoribosyltransferase, with translation MSAEFRELLKKVGSGAHTHKDLTREEAHQAATMMLTGVATPAQIGAFLIAQRIKRPTGIELAGMLDAYSELGATLDTIPNTSYPLTILGIPYDGRSRTAPISPITALILACHNIPVLMHGGKTMPTKYGLPLIEIWQNLGVNLSKLTIEKAQSLLAKTNFSFLYLPQHFPLANKLVQYREEIGKRPPLATLELIWQPYTGNSHLIAGFVHPPTEKMIREALHLRGVKQFTLIKGLEGSPDLKLAQTTIVCINSSDKEEGYEYLKIHPEEFDLTRHDIELEDYDSYYQQLHKLLQGQQSTLSEGVVLNGGFYLWRCGYSPSLKEAIDTVNDVLKTDKLLTKLEEIKAVLSN, from the coding sequence ATGAGCGCAGAATTCAGAGAATTATTAAAAAAAGTTGGTAGTGGGGCGCATACCCATAAAGATTTAACCAGAGAAGAAGCCCACCAAGCCGCCACAATGATGTTGACAGGGGTAGCTACCCCCGCCCAAATCGGTGCTTTTCTCATTGCCCAACGTATTAAACGCCCCACAGGTATTGAATTGGCTGGAATGCTAGATGCCTACAGCGAATTGGGGGCAACATTAGATACTATCCCCAATACCTCTTATCCCTTAACTATACTCGGAATTCCCTACGATGGGCGATCGCGCACAGCCCCCATTTCTCCTATCACCGCCCTAATTTTGGCTTGTCATAACATCCCCGTATTAATGCACGGAGGGAAAACCATGCCCACCAAATATGGATTACCTCTTATTGAAATTTGGCAAAATTTAGGCGTAAATTTAAGTAAATTAACCATAGAAAAAGCTCAAAGTTTATTAGCAAAAACTAACTTTTCTTTCCTCTATTTACCTCAACATTTCCCCCTAGCAAATAAATTGGTTCAATATAGAGAAGAAATCGGTAAACGCCCCCCCCTTGCCACCCTAGAATTAATCTGGCAACCCTACACAGGTAACAGTCATTTAATAGCTGGTTTTGTTCATCCTCCCACCGAAAAAATGATCCGAGAAGCCCTACATCTTAGGGGAGTAAAACAGTTTACCCTCATCAAAGGTTTAGAAGGTAGCCCCGATTTAAAGTTAGCACAAACCACCATTGTATGTATTAATAGTTCTGATAAAGAAGAGGGTTATGAGTATTTAAAAATTCATCCTGAAGAATTCGATTTGACTCGTCATGACATCGAATTAGAGGACTATGATAGTTATTATCAACAGTTACATAAACTTTTACAAGGGCAACAATCTACTTTGTCGGAAGGGGTTGTTTTAAATGGTGGCTTTTATCTTTGGCGTTGCGGATATTCGCCTTCTTTGAAGGAAGCAATAGACACTGTTAATGATGTCCTAAAAACTGATAAATTATTGACTAAATTAGAAGAAATAAAAGCGGTTTTAAGTAATTAA
- a CDS encoding Nitrite reductase-related protein: protein MVQQTENIMYLSQQSNLPLNNLESFSLHSALKTLENGSFEERWAIAKVLVKYGEVVIEPLKGVILDENRDSEYRWFALKIISQLDNPDTVLIISELLNTTEDEDLISVGAQILASQGERAISILTALLDSPSYRLCATKALAQIPHRLVIKPLLSVADDDNVDIRQSAIASLSNFDDSGIIPILENALKDYNSVIRKEALIGLVRKTKYYSPQQLATLITPFLDDVDLTVCQQAAICLSHIPHTLATDILFSTLIKPHTPIPLQHTITKSLAWQETSHSIHALEKALYLVSEEICCEIIAILGRINKPKIKETIAKISLKFYRNHELAKKSDQIIQNLCYTWQQINAQESLDILISIINTGGEKSKIYAQSAFHNINKTPTID from the coding sequence ATGGTACAACAAACTGAGAATATAATGTATTTATCTCAACAGAGCAATCTCCCTTTAAACAATCTTGAGTCTTTTTCCTTGCATTCTGCCCTTAAAACTTTGGAAAATGGTAGTTTTGAAGAACGATGGGCGATCGCCAAGGTTCTGGTAAAATACGGTGAAGTAGTCATTGAACCATTAAAAGGGGTAATTCTGGACGAAAATAGAGATAGTGAATATCGTTGGTTTGCCCTAAAAATTATTAGTCAGTTAGATAACCCTGATACTGTTTTAATCATCAGTGAATTATTAAACACCACGGAAGATGAAGATTTAATCAGTGTTGGCGCTCAGATTTTAGCTAGTCAAGGGGAAAGGGCTATTTCTATCTTGACTGCCCTACTGGATTCTCCTTCATATCGTCTTTGCGCTACCAAAGCCCTAGCCCAAATTCCCCATCGTTTAGTTATTAAACCCTTGCTTTCTGTGGCTGATGATGATAATGTTGACATAAGACAAAGTGCGATCGCCTCTTTAAGCAACTTTGATGACTCTGGCATTATCCCCATTTTAGAAAACGCCCTCAAAGACTACAATTCTGTCATCAGAAAAGAAGCATTAATAGGATTAGTCCGAAAAACTAAATATTATTCCCCTCAACAATTAGCAACCCTCATTACCCCCTTCCTCGATGACGTTGACTTGACTGTTTGTCAACAAGCCGCCATCTGCCTAAGTCATATACCCCATACATTAGCCACTGACATTCTTTTTTCCACCCTCATCAAACCACATACCCCCATTCCCCTACAACATACCATCACAAAATCCTTGGCTTGGCAAGAAACCAGCCATAGTATTCATGCCCTTGAAAAAGCATTATATTTAGTATCAGAAGAAATTTGTTGTGAAATAATAGCCATTTTAGGCAGAATAAACAAACCAAAAATAAAAGAAACCATTGCTAAAATCTCTCTAAAATTTTATCGTAACCATGAGTTAGCAAAAAAATCAGATCAAATCATTCAAAATCTCTGTTATACATGGCAACAAATCAACGCTCAAGAATCCCTTGACATTTTAATAAGCATTATCAATACAGGGGGAGAAAAAAGTAAAATTTATGCCCAATCAGCCTTTCACAACATAAATAAAACTCCCACCATAGATTAA
- the amiE gene encoding amidase AmiE has translation MMDKNNLPFTSAHKLEKLIRKKEISPLELTELYLQRIDDMDAQWGSFAHVAHDSAIKDAHVKTEILGNTKDTQELPTFFGIPTAIKDLYSVKGMPTAYGNGFIKDNIADFDSGIVTKIKEAGMIILGKTATSELGSLPYIESPSVPPCRNPYNPKYTAGGSSGGAAAAVAGGLIPVVHGSDGGGSVRGPAFCCGLVGLKPSRGRISSAPVGDYLAGMATQGCLSRSVMDSAMLLDILSGYVMGDPYWLDNPSEGFASLVTKNPPSLKIAFATEILPFGKADDCLQKQVKDAVDIFADMGHKLTEGCPDFSSIVEPFKVIWQGSMVQGDFPDAILSPMNLWLRKTAPSLREYLNAVHQIQVISRQIVAFFADFDVLILPTYLQPPIKVGEWASLSSEVTLDHIINWIAPCPPFNATGQPAIALPTGFTDSGLPIGIQIVGKPKDETTILQLAYQLEQIKQWQKHRPSSID, from the coding sequence ATGATGGACAAAAACAATCTCCCTTTTACCAGCGCCCACAAGTTAGAAAAACTAATCCGTAAAAAAGAAATATCACCCCTCGAATTAACGGAATTATACTTGCAACGTATTGATGATATGGATGCCCAATGGGGTAGCTTCGCCCATGTTGCCCACGATAGCGCCATCAAAGATGCCCATGTGAAAACAGAAATTTTAGGCAACACCAAAGACACCCAAGAATTACCTACCTTTTTCGGGATTCCCACCGCCATCAAAGATTTATACTCCGTAAAAGGAATGCCCACCGCCTATGGTAACGGTTTTATAAAAGATAATATTGCCGATTTTGACAGTGGTATTGTCACCAAAATTAAAGAAGCAGGGATGATTATTTTAGGCAAAACAGCCACCTCAGAATTAGGCTCATTACCCTACATTGAGTCTCCTAGTGTCCCCCCTTGTCGCAACCCTTACAACCCCAAATACACCGCAGGAGGCTCTAGTGGAGGGGCAGCAGCAGCCGTAGCAGGGGGCTTAATTCCTGTAGTACATGGGTCAGACGGTGGTGGTTCAGTGCGTGGTCCTGCTTTTTGTTGTGGTTTGGTGGGTTTAAAGCCTTCTCGGGGCAGAATTTCTAGCGCCCCTGTGGGAGATTATTTAGCAGGAATGGCAACCCAAGGTTGTTTGAGTCGTAGCGTCATGGATTCGGCTATGTTACTAGATATTTTATCGGGTTATGTGATGGGAGATCCCTATTGGTTAGACAATCCCTCCGAAGGTTTTGCTTCTTTGGTTACAAAAAATCCACCTTCTCTCAAAATTGCTTTTGCTACGGAGATATTACCTTTTGGGAAGGCTGATGATTGTTTACAAAAACAGGTAAAGGATGCGGTAGATATTTTTGCCGATATGGGACATAAATTAACGGAAGGTTGTCCAGATTTTTCTAGTATCGTTGAGCCTTTCAAAGTCATTTGGCAAGGAAGTATGGTACAGGGCGATTTCCCTGATGCCATTCTTAGCCCCATGAATCTTTGGCTAAGGAAAACCGCCCCTAGTTTGAGAGAGTATTTAAATGCTGTCCATCAAATACAGGTGATTTCCCGTCAAATAGTGGCTTTTTTTGCTGATTTTGATGTGTTGATTTTACCTACTTATCTTCAACCGCCTATTAAAGTCGGCGAGTGGGCGAGTCTATCATCTGAAGTTACTTTAGATCATATCATTAATTGGATTGCACCTTGTCCACCCTTTAATGCTACGGGACAACCGGCGATCGCCCTTCCCACAGGATTTACAGACTCAGGCTTACCCATCGGCATCCAAATTGTCGGCAAACCTAAAGATGAAACAACTATTCTTCAATTAGCCTATCAACTAGAGCAAATTAAACAATGGCAAAAACATCGTCCTTCTAGCATAGACTAG